A region of Rhizobium grahamii DNA encodes the following proteins:
- a CDS encoding phosphatase PAP2 family protein: protein MISDAKSLLATFGEPGPNRATHAFFLLFSAWFALLIFFNLFPSLDLYVAEQFFRAKTCLDGSLKEHCGSFPYRSESALRAVRSFLFRLPYLIAIAMLWKLFACYEEYGATFNAVRARALRIALSSLVLGPILLVNVVLKSYWGRPRPSQTIDFGGPFDFVQAGSMAGKCLTNCSFVSGEAAAAGWLFCLAFLVPRHLRAAAIVPMGAISLLVALLRLSFGAHYLSDVMLGWLSSLVVFAATMMLTDSPHTEKKLKFE, encoded by the coding sequence ATGATATCTGACGCTAAAAGCCTGTTGGCGACGTTTGGCGAGCCTGGCCCGAACAGGGCAACTCACGCTTTTTTCCTTCTGTTTTCCGCGTGGTTTGCGCTGCTGATCTTCTTCAACCTGTTCCCCTCGCTGGATCTCTACGTTGCGGAACAGTTCTTCAGGGCGAAGACCTGTCTCGACGGATCGCTGAAAGAACATTGCGGAAGCTTTCCCTATCGAAGCGAGTCGGCGCTGCGTGCCGTTCGATCGTTTCTCTTCCGCCTGCCCTATCTGATTGCGATCGCCATGCTCTGGAAGCTGTTTGCCTGCTACGAGGAGTATGGCGCGACATTCAACGCCGTCCGAGCCCGCGCTTTGAGGATCGCGCTTTCGTCGCTCGTCCTCGGGCCGATTCTCCTCGTGAACGTCGTACTAAAGAGTTACTGGGGGCGTCCGCGACCCTCGCAGACCATCGATTTCGGCGGACCATTCGACTTCGTCCAGGCGGGCTCCATGGCCGGGAAATGCCTCACGAACTGTTCGTTCGTCTCCGGAGAGGCGGCAGCGGCAGGCTGGCTGTTCTGCCTTGCGTTTCTTGTACCGCGCCATTTGCGGGCCGCAGCCATCGTGCCGATGGGCGCCATTTCCCTGCTGGTGGCGCTTCTGCGGCTTTCATTCGGCGCCCACTACCTTTCCGACGTCATGCTTGGATGGCTGTCATCGCTCGTCGTCTTCGCTGCGACGATGATGCTAACCGATTCGCCACACACTGAAAAAAAACTGAAATTTGAATGA
- a CDS encoding LPS-assembly protein LptD, with translation MAAGNRKIVRKQLVALLAGVALSTYTCSVPVAFAQDALQNIKPNVPAEAKMLLSANELVYNKDAEIVSAIGGVQINYAGYKMVSQRVEYNQKTGRLMALGNVELVSPDGNRMYADKLDVTDDFANGFINSLRIETADNTRLVAESGERVSGTQMILNKGVYTACLPCAENPQKPPFWQVKAERVIQNGEKHTIRLERARLELLGHPIAYVPWLEVPDNTVKRKSGFLFPSYTSAQNLGFGVSVPYYYVISPSMDATVTGTGYTSQGFLLDTEFRQRFENGTHTLRIAGIDQMSPDKFTAGTSDAEKDFRGVVASKAEFKVNPRWTFGWDVMVQSDNNFARTYELKGLNQTTHTNQVYLTGLGSRNYFDLRSFYFDVQDADSANVAEKQQAIVYPVMDYHFVAPQPLAGGELSGNINFTNISRTHNDAYDVAGFDRFRGLQGQTSRLTGELEWKRTFVTPAGVLITPLLAARGDALALNMDSPNSISGFSYGGDYDTSDAATRGMITAGLEMRYPILATTENSTHLFEPIVQVYARPNESLAGALPNEDAQSFVFDATNLFERDKFSGYDRIEGGTRANVGIQYTGTFDNGYKLHGIFGQSYQLGGQNSFDTYDLVNVGADSGLEHTRSDYVGLGGIETPQGFAFAASYRLDEKSFDLRRGDLTAGFQTDVFQSQLLYTHVSAQPEYGFTTDNDEVQARATVKFKDYWSIFGGVAYDLHNNVVSRQMVGLSYEDECTIFTIAYTDKRDLSDESASDWTIGAKLTFRTLGDLNLGSGDVSNSSIY, from the coding sequence GTGGCGGCAGGCAACCGCAAGATTGTTCGTAAGCAGTTGGTTGCCCTGTTAGCAGGCGTAGCACTGAGTACCTATACTTGCAGCGTTCCCGTGGCATTCGCGCAGGACGCTTTACAGAACATAAAGCCAAACGTCCCGGCAGAAGCGAAGATGCTTCTTTCGGCAAATGAGCTTGTCTACAACAAGGACGCGGAAATCGTTTCCGCCATCGGCGGCGTACAGATCAACTACGCCGGCTATAAGATGGTGTCGCAGCGCGTCGAATATAATCAGAAGACCGGCCGGTTGATGGCGCTCGGAAATGTCGAGCTCGTCAGCCCCGACGGAAACCGCATGTATGCGGACAAGCTCGACGTGACGGACGATTTCGCCAACGGGTTCATCAACTCGCTGCGCATCGAGACGGCCGACAATACGCGCCTCGTGGCGGAGAGCGGCGAGCGCGTCAGCGGCACGCAGATGATCCTGAACAAGGGTGTCTACACCGCCTGTCTGCCTTGCGCGGAAAACCCGCAGAAGCCGCCATTCTGGCAGGTGAAGGCAGAGCGCGTCATCCAGAATGGCGAGAAGCACACGATTCGCCTTGAGAGAGCCCGCCTGGAGCTTCTCGGCCATCCGATCGCTTATGTCCCGTGGCTGGAAGTGCCCGACAACACCGTCAAGAGAAAGTCAGGCTTCCTCTTCCCGAGCTACACTTCCGCGCAGAACCTCGGATTCGGCGTCTCCGTCCCATACTACTACGTCATATCGCCGAGCATGGATGCGACGGTCACGGGAACTGGATACACGAGCCAGGGCTTCCTGCTCGATACCGAATTCCGCCAGCGTTTCGAGAACGGCACGCACACGTTGCGTATCGCCGGTATCGATCAGATGAGCCCCGACAAGTTCACGGCCGGTACCAGCGATGCAGAGAAGGATTTCCGCGGCGTCGTTGCTTCCAAGGCCGAGTTCAAGGTTAATCCGCGCTGGACGTTCGGCTGGGACGTCATGGTGCAGAGCGACAACAACTTCGCCCGTACCTACGAGTTGAAGGGACTTAACCAAACGACGCACACCAACCAAGTCTACCTGACTGGTCTTGGGTCGCGTAACTACTTCGATCTGCGTTCGTTCTACTTCGACGTACAGGATGCGGACTCGGCCAACGTCGCCGAAAAGCAGCAGGCGATCGTCTATCCTGTGATGGACTATCACTTCGTTGCGCCGCAACCGCTCGCAGGCGGCGAACTCTCGGGGAATATCAATTTCACCAACATCTCCCGTACGCACAACGATGCGTACGATGTCGCCGGCTTCGACCGCTTCCGCGGTCTGCAGGGGCAGACATCGCGCCTGACCGGCGAGCTTGAGTGGAAGCGGACTTTCGTGACGCCAGCCGGCGTTCTCATAACGCCGTTGCTTGCGGCCCGTGGTGACGCGCTCGCGCTCAACATGGACAGCCCAAATTCCATTTCCGGATTCTCGTACGGTGGCGATTACGACACAAGCGATGCCGCCACCCGTGGCATGATCACCGCCGGCCTCGAGATGCGTTATCCGATCCTTGCGACGACGGAGAACAGCACGCACCTGTTCGAGCCCATCGTCCAGGTCTATGCACGTCCGAACGAGTCGCTTGCCGGCGCTCTGCCTAACGAAGATGCGCAGAGCTTCGTTTTCGACGCGACCAACCTCTTCGAACGCGACAAGTTCTCCGGCTATGACCGTATCGAAGGCGGCACCCGCGCGAACGTCGGCATCCAGTACACCGGCACGTTCGACAATGGCTACAAGCTGCACGGCATCTTCGGGCAGTCCTACCAGCTTGGCGGCCAGAATTCGTTCGACACCTACGATCTCGTCAACGTCGGCGCCGATTCCGGCCTTGAGCACACGCGCTCAGACTATGTCGGACTTGGCGGCATCGAGACCCCGCAGGGCTTTGCCTTCGCGGCATCGTATCGGCTTGACGAAAAGAGCTTCGACCTGCGTCGCGGCGATCTGACGGCCGGCTTCCAGACGGACGTGTTCCAGAGCCAGTTGCTCTACACCCACGTTTCGGCGCAGCCTGAGTACGGCTTCACCACTGACAACGATGAAGTCCAGGCGCGAGCCACCGTCAAGTTCAAGGACTACTGGTCCATCTTCGGTGGCGTCGCCTACGACTTGCACAACAATGTCGTAAGCCGCCAGATGGTCGGTCTCTCCTACGAGGACGAGTGCACGATCTTTACCATTGCCTATACCGACAAGCGCGACCTCAGCGACGAGTCGGCGAGCGACTGGACGATCGGCGCGAAGCTGACGTTCCGTACCCTCGGCGACCTGAACCTCGGCTCTGGCGACGTCAGCAACTCCAGCATCTACTGA
- the lptF gene encoding LPS export ABC transporter permease LptF → MKLLETYILRRVGQMFLVALLPVLAIIWTTQVLQRINLVTDSGQSMGSFAKLATLILPSIIPVVLPFALVIGITQTLTTMNNDSELAVIDAAGARRSTILRPILVLAAIISAFSFLVDNVIEPKAKSGARQMIAAAYADLLSTVIEEKNFRRIDNGLYVQISERLSGRILKGLFVVDERDPAFELIYYAREGAVDAKGTSLIMHDGEVHRKTTTGDVSVIRFDSYSFDLSDLTQNRGQATLRASDRELSFLLDPDKNDKDYISRPGSYRAELHRRLSDWLLPMVFALVSLAIAGDARSHREARLHPMVSALVLAFTIRWATFYAANQIDTKPMFIGVLYAIPFAASALAIASIVFHKRLSLASFVSDRIAMLWRKLVQNRRGTAGPSAGGRA, encoded by the coding sequence ATGAAACTGCTTGAAACATACATATTGCGGCGCGTAGGCCAGATGTTTCTCGTGGCCCTTTTGCCCGTACTTGCGATCATCTGGACGACGCAGGTGCTGCAGCGCATCAATCTGGTGACCGATAGCGGCCAGTCGATGGGCTCGTTCGCAAAGCTCGCGACACTGATTCTGCCGTCGATCATTCCGGTCGTCCTTCCGTTCGCGCTCGTCATCGGCATCACCCAGACGCTGACGACGATGAACAACGATTCCGAACTCGCGGTCATCGATGCAGCAGGCGCTCGCCGCAGCACCATCCTGCGGCCGATTCTCGTTCTTGCCGCCATCATCAGCGCCTTTTCCTTCCTGGTCGACAATGTCATCGAGCCGAAGGCGAAGTCCGGCGCACGCCAGATGATCGCAGCTGCCTACGCCGACTTGCTTTCGACCGTCATCGAAGAGAAGAACTTCCGCCGCATCGACAACGGTCTCTACGTGCAGATTTCCGAGCGACTTTCGGGACGCATTCTCAAGGGGCTTTTCGTCGTCGACGAGCGTGACCCGGCTTTCGAGTTGATCTATTACGCTCGCGAAGGTGCTGTGGATGCGAAGGGTACCTCGCTGATCATGCATGACGGCGAAGTGCACCGTAAGACAACGACCGGCGATGTCTCGGTTATCCGTTTCGATTCGTATTCCTTCGATCTCTCGGACCTTACCCAGAACCGCGGCCAGGCAACGCTTCGGGCATCTGACCGCGAGCTTTCGTTCCTGCTGGATCCCGACAAGAACGACAAGGATTACATTTCGCGTCCAGGCAGTTATCGTGCCGAGCTCCATCGACGCCTGAGCGACTGGCTGCTTCCCATGGTGTTTGCGCTCGTGTCGCTGGCGATAGCAGGCGATGCCCGGTCTCATCGAGAGGCGCGATTGCATCCGATGGTCTCCGCGCTGGTGCTCGCCTTCACTATTCGCTGGGCGACGTTCTATGCCGCCAACCAGATCGATACGAAGCCGATGTTCATCGGTGTTCTCTACGCGATCCCCTTTGCCGCGAGTGCGCTTGCGATCGCATCGATCGTTTTCCACAAACGGCTGTCTCTGGCATCTTTCGTAAGCGATCGCATCGCGATGCTCTGGCGCAAATTGGTGCAGAACCGACGTGGCACCGCAGGGCCGTCTGCTGGAGGTCGCGCATGA
- a CDS encoding leucyl aminopeptidase — protein sequence MSAKFEISFEKTAEPSGGYAILLKASEAETAAGAKVVDPASVIARASKVAGFSAKLATALDIVAPEGSAAERIFVIGLGKPGSLATHDWLKVGGASASKIKNASSVTIFLDAPDVEVGPQQAADFALGMLLRAYSFDTYKTKKADEETAGKSRNEPTKVVIVTAAAREAAEIFKVSQAVAGGVNLARDLVNEPPNVLGPVEFAAKAKELEALGVEVEVLTEQEMQKLGMGALLGVAQGSVRPPRLAIMQWKGGKSGEKPVAFIGKGVVFDTGGISIKPAAGMEDMKGDMGGAAAVTGLMHVLAARKAAANVVGIIGLVENMPDGNAQRPGDIVTSMSGQTIEVINTDAEGRLVLCDALWYCNDRFKPKFMINLATLTGAILVALGNVHAGLFSNDDELSEQLTAAGLVTREKLWRMPMGKEYDKMIDSKFADMKNTGGRHAGSITAAHFLKRFVQDTPWAHLDIAGTAMGSPLDEINQSWGSGFGVRLLDELVRANYES from the coding sequence ATGTCAGCTAAGTTCGAGATATCGTTTGAAAAGACCGCGGAACCATCAGGCGGATACGCAATCCTTCTGAAGGCCAGCGAGGCCGAAACCGCTGCCGGCGCCAAGGTGGTCGACCCGGCGTCGGTGATCGCCAGAGCCTCCAAAGTCGCCGGTTTCAGCGCAAAGCTTGCGACCGCGCTCGACATCGTTGCGCCAGAAGGCTCGGCAGCGGAACGAATCTTTGTGATCGGGCTTGGGAAGCCAGGCAGCCTGGCGACTCATGACTGGCTGAAAGTGGGCGGAGCCTCCGCGTCGAAGATCAAGAACGCCAGCTCGGTCACGATCTTCCTCGACGCCCCTGACGTCGAAGTTGGTCCACAACAGGCGGCGGACTTCGCGCTCGGCATGCTGCTGCGCGCCTACAGCTTCGACACATACAAGACAAAGAAGGCGGACGAAGAAACTGCCGGCAAGTCGCGAAACGAACCGACCAAGGTGGTCATCGTAACGGCAGCTGCCCGCGAGGCGGCTGAAATATTTAAGGTGTCGCAGGCGGTTGCCGGTGGTGTGAACCTGGCGCGCGATCTGGTCAACGAGCCGCCGAATGTTTTGGGACCAGTGGAATTTGCTGCCAAGGCGAAGGAACTCGAGGCGCTCGGCGTCGAGGTTGAGGTGCTGACGGAGCAGGAAATGCAGAAGCTCGGCATGGGCGCGCTTCTCGGCGTCGCTCAGGGCTCCGTACGCCCGCCGAGGCTCGCCATCATGCAGTGGAAAGGCGGCAAGAGCGGAGAGAAGCCTGTTGCCTTCATCGGCAAGGGCGTCGTCTTCGACACGGGTGGCATCTCCATCAAGCCCGCCGCCGGCATGGAAGACATGAAGGGCGACATGGGCGGAGCCGCCGCCGTCACCGGACTTATGCACGTGCTTGCAGCGCGCAAGGCCGCGGCCAACGTCGTCGGCATCATCGGGCTTGTGGAAAACATGCCTGACGGCAACGCCCAGCGTCCAGGCGATATCGTGACGTCGATGTCCGGCCAGACGATCGAGGTGATCAACACCGATGCCGAAGGCCGCCTCGTGCTTTGCGATGCCCTCTGGTATTGCAACGACCGCTTCAAGCCCAAGTTCATGATCAACCTGGCAACGTTGACCGGTGCGATTCTCGTTGCGCTTGGCAATGTGCACGCAGGCCTGTTCTCGAACGACGACGAGCTCTCCGAGCAGCTGACCGCTGCCGGGCTCGTCACGCGCGAGAAGCTGTGGCGCATGCCTATGGGCAAGGAATACGACAAGATGATCGACAGCAAGTTCGCCGACATGAAGAACACCGGCGGCCGTCACGCGGGCTCGATCACTGCCGCACACTTCCTCAAGCGCTTCGTGCAGGACACGCCCTGGGCGCATCTCGACATCGCCGGGACCGCGATGGGGTCTCCTCTCGATGAGATCAACCAGTCCTGGGGTTCCGGTTTCGGCGTGCGGCTGCTCGACGAGCTCGTGCGCGCCAACTACGAATCATGA
- the lptG gene encoding LPS export ABC transporter permease LptG, protein MIFGTLGRYFFRRYVSTTIWFFLGVTGIVFLVDFSETASRMASLPGYTVAGGLLMTAVRLPLILQQTVPFIALFVGMTVLIGLNRKYELVVTRAAGISVWQFMSPFVAGAFFLGLGVIAALNPLAAWGQRQAAQFESNWRGDNGASTSAPQVPWIRQISKDDDVVIGAHSVVDDGTRLVDAVFVHFDSSAHIILRQDAATAKLEDGYWLLKNVVERRPGEIATRKDEVRVRTNLKQDFIQQRLTNPETIGFFDLSHRIEIAKSFGIPTKALETQFHSLLSQPLLLVAMTLIAATVSLKFSRFNQSRSVILGGILSGFVLYVVTVLVKAFGSSGVVPPFVATWIPVIVALALGATILLHQEDG, encoded by the coding sequence ATGATCTTCGGAACGCTCGGGCGCTATTTCTTCCGCCGTTACGTATCGACCACCATCTGGTTTTTCCTCGGCGTCACAGGGATCGTCTTCCTCGTCGATTTCAGTGAAACGGCAAGCCGCATGGCCAGCCTTCCCGGATACACAGTCGCCGGTGGCCTCCTGATGACCGCGGTCCGCCTCCCCCTTATTCTGCAGCAGACCGTGCCGTTCATTGCCCTGTTTGTCGGCATGACGGTTCTGATCGGCCTGAACCGCAAGTACGAACTCGTCGTGACGCGCGCTGCCGGCATTTCGGTTTGGCAATTCATGTCTCCGTTCGTGGCTGGCGCGTTTTTTCTCGGGCTCGGAGTGATCGCAGCGCTCAATCCGCTGGCTGCCTGGGGACAGCGACAGGCTGCTCAGTTTGAAAGCAACTGGCGTGGCGATAACGGTGCTTCGACCAGCGCTCCGCAGGTGCCGTGGATCCGTCAAATCAGCAAGGACGACGACGTCGTCATCGGCGCGCACAGCGTCGTCGACGACGGAACGCGGCTTGTGGATGCCGTATTCGTACACTTCGATTCGAGCGCTCACATCATTCTGAGACAGGACGCCGCGACCGCAAAATTGGAAGATGGTTACTGGCTTCTTAAGAACGTTGTAGAGCGTCGGCCAGGTGAAATAGCAACTCGCAAGGATGAGGTGCGGGTTCGCACCAATTTGAAACAGGACTTCATCCAACAGCGGCTTACCAACCCTGAAACCATTGGCTTTTTTGATCTCTCCCATCGAATCGAAATCGCGAAATCCTTCGGGATTCCGACCAAGGCTCTGGAGACTCAATTCCACTCTCTGTTGTCGCAGCCATTGCTGCTCGTGGCGATGACTCTCATTGCTGCAACAGTGTCCCTAAAATTTAGCCGGTTCAACCAATCGAGGTCAGTGATTCTAGGTGGAATCCTGTCGGGCTTCGTGCTTTATGTGGTCACCGTGCTTGTAAAAGCATTCGGAAGCAGTGGGGTTGTCCCGCCTTTCGTGGCGACGTGGATTCCGGTCATCGTCGCCTTGGCTCTGGGTGCAACAATTCTGCTTCATCAGGAGGATGGCTAG